The window GCGATATCGCCGGGGAGATGGACGTGGTTCCACCGCTGCTCCGCAGCGGCAAGGATAAGGGGCTGGGCGGACTTGGCATCAGCGGCGACTTTGTATCTTTTGCACAGTTTGAAGGTGTTATGAATGAGGTTCTGGATGTCTACACCGGAGAAATCAGCAGATCGCTGGCCGGAAACCGCGGCGGGGTGCTGGAAAATATTAAAGCATACATCGATAATCATTATTTTGAGAATATTAAAATATCGATGTTCACGGATAAATATTTCCTGAGCAGAGAATACTTGATGAAGCTGTTTAAGGGTAAATACGGAGTCGGCATTCATGAGTATGTGCAAAAGGTGAGAATGGACAAAGCCAAGGATCTGCTGTCCGACCCTGCGCTCAAAATTCAGGATATTTCAGAAATGCTGGGCTATAAGGACAAGAACTATTTCAGCAAGGCATTCCGCAATTATTACGATTGTTCGCCTTCTGAATTCCGGACTCAATCCTCGGAGGTAGAAAAGTGAAACGGTTACATTAGCCCACTTTTTTACCCTCAGAAGTTCACTTATGTACATTCTTATCCTTTTTCTTTTTATTTAGAATATGGGCAAGACCACAAGATGTATGAGGAAAAGGGGGCAACACCATGTTAAAAAGATTTATGGCTGTATCTGCTAGTCTGCTGCTCGCCGGAGGATTGCTGGCCGGCTGCGGAGGGGGCAACAATAATGCCGCTAATAATACGGCCGGAACAAACGGCGGGGATAACGCTGCTGCTACAGATTCGTCCAAGCCTGTAACGATTAATATGTTTACCGCATCTCCTGAGTACACGGATGCTTTCAATGCTTACATCGCTGAATACAAAAAAGTGAAGCCGAATGTAACCATTAACCTGGAAATTATGCAGGCTGACTATAATACGGTACTGAAATCAAAAATTGCCGCAGGCAGCACACCTGATGTATTCCAGACTACAGCCGGCGGAGATATCGATACTTTTGCTGAATATAGTGCTGATCTGACTAACGAACCGCTTGCAGCAGCAATGACCGATGCAGTCCGCTCCAATATGAGCTCCTCTGACGGTAAAGTGCTGGGTCTGCCGGTTAAAGGCAATCTGTTCGTGCTGATGTACAACAAAAAGCTGCTGGCCGATGCGGGTATCACTGAAGTTCCGAAGACAACGGCTGAACTGGATGATGCAATCACCAAGCTGGAAGCTAAAGGCATCACACCATTCGCCAATGCCTACAAAGAGTGGTGGGTATGGAAGCATATCTTCCAGCACTTCGTGGATGCAGCAGCGACAGATGCCGGAACGGATGCAAAATCACTTGTAGCTAAATTCATTGCCGGAGATACCACCTTCAAGGATCATCCGGTGTTGTACGATAACTTCTTCAACTTCATCGACACAACGGTTAAACACGGAACAGACAAACCTCTGGAACGTGACAGCAACGCCGAAGTCAGCGACTTTGCCCTGGGCAAAGCAGCTTTCATGACCGGTAAAGGCGCATGGGATGAAGAAGCCATCAAGAAAATCACCCCTGACTTCGACCTTGGTATCGCCGGCTACCCTGTCAGCGACAAGGCTGAGCAGTCACAAATCATTACCGGTGCTGACCAGGCGCTGCGCATCAACAAAGATTCCGCAGTAGCTGCTGAAACGATTGAATTCTTCAACTGGCTGTACACCTCCGACTACGGTAAGAGCTGGTTCTCCACTGTAGCCAAAGTAATTCCGCCAATCAAAGATGCGCCAATGCCTGACCTGCAAATGCCTAAGGAAATGGAAGAAATCCTGAAAACAGAGAAATCCGGCGACCTCTCGGTCAACTACTCTCTGGATACCTTCCACCAGAAATTCGGTGAATTGATGCAGGCCTATATCGGCGGCAGCAAAACTAAGGACCAGGCGATCGACGAAATTCAAAAAGCCTGGATCCAATTCGGCTCCGCAGAATAAAACATAGCTCATTTGATCCGGACGGTCCCGAAGGTAAGATTCTTTTACCGGCGGGGCCGTCTTTTGTGTATGGGAAATAGTATGAACTGTATGATATTAAGTATGGGTAATAGTCGTAACTGCGGAGAGCGTTTGGATTTCCGGCCGCTGTTAGGTTTGGATTTCCTGATTATAACTGCTGGTCGCAGTAGAAATCTAAACCTAAAGGCGGACGCATTCGCTCCTCCAATTCCAAACCTCCCCTTCGTTACTTGTACCTTTTTTAGGTTGATAGTTCATTATATTTTCAAGTCCAAAAGCCAGAATTGAATGCGCCCCCGTAAGCGGGCATTCTCATGGTAAGTGTAGAACGCTCTCATAAGTTACGGCAATTTCCGGATTTTACACTGTTTTTCTACGTCTCCCTTTACTGAGGATGCAAAATGTTTCAGAGAGCATACCATTTTGAGTTACTAAATTTACTTTGATAGAATGAACTTTAGACAACTATTAGGAAGAAGTGGCGGAAGGGGATTTTAGAACTGTAGGAGCGAAGCGCCCGCCTTTGTCTGCGGATTTCCACCGCGAACAGCGGTACAATATCAAGAAATCTGCAGGCGGGCAGCGGCAGGAAGTTCAAACATTCTCTGTAGTCTGCGCACAATGCCGGTTAGGTAAATCTAAGGTTAAACTTATATAAGAGTGACACCAACTTTTGTCAGGAGGCTATACGGGATATGACTAGCAGGCTGATTGAGATTACTGAAAACGGACTTTATCTTACGATTGAGATTACGAAGGAACTGGATGTCCGGCTGCTGCATTTCGGGGCGACACCGCTTGAGGCAGGAGTGATCGCGGAAAAGAATAAACCGGGGTTCCGGCTGCTGGAGCTGCAGCTGTCCGGTGAGGACCGCGCCGAATATCACGGCCGGACGCACCGCGCGTCGTATCCCGGACTGCGGATGATCTATAACGGGCACAGTGACACGGTGAATGCGCTGGGGCGCAAGCTGGAGTTAACGCTGCTTGATCCGCTGACTGCAATTAAGGCAGTACAGCATTTTCAGTTCTATCAGGGTGTACAGATCGTGCGTTCCTGGACGGAACTGAAGAATGAGGGAAAGGAAGAGATTGCAGTGGAATATGTCTCTTCCTTTGCCCTTACCGGGGTAGACAAAGAAGGAAGCGCTGACCGGGGGGATAAAATTGAAGTGACGCTGGCGCACAGCGGGTGGCAAAGTGAGCTGCAATGGCGGACCTACCGGCTGCCGGAGCTGGGGATGTCGCATTTGGCCGACCGCGGTTCCAAGCGGATTGCTGCCAGCAACACAGGCTCCTGGTCGGCGGCCGAACTGCTGCCGATGGCTGTGCTTCATAACAAGGAGAGCGGAAGCAGTCTGTTCTGGCAAATCGAGCATAACGGCTCCTGGCACTGGGAACTGACCGACCAGTATGATCAGCTGACGCTGCTGGTCAGCGGACCGACGGAGCATGACAACCACTGGTGGCTGAAGCTTGCACCCGGCGGAGAATTCACTTCGGTACCGGTAGCCGCCGGTTCTGTTCAAGGCGGGATTGAGGCTGCTGCCGCACAGCTGACCGCTTACCGCCGGATCATCCGCAGACCTAATGAAGACAATGAGCTGCTGCGGATTATTTTCAATGACTATATGAACTGTCTGTGGGGAAGTCCGACGACAGAGAAGCTGCTGCCGCTAATCGATGCCGCCGCAGATGTCGGCTGCGAATATTTCTGCATTGATGCCGGCTGGTATGCACCCGGCGAATGGTGGGATGGCGTAGGCGAGTGGGAGCCTTCCCGAGAGCGTTTCCCGGAGGGCATCAAATATGTGCTGGATTACATCCGGAGCAAAGGAATGATCCCCGGCCTGTGGCTGGAGCTGGAAGTCATGGGGATCAACAGTCCGAAGCTGGCGGAAACCGATGACAGCTGGTTCTTCATGCGCCATGGCAAGCGGGTCAAGGACCGCAGCCGTTATCAGCTGGATTACCGCAGTCCGAAGGTGATTGAGCATGCCGACGGGGTAATTGCACGCCTGGTGGAACAGTATGGTGTCGGATACATCAAGATGGATTATAACATCAATGCGGGCATCGGTACGGAAACGGACGCAGACAGCTTCGGCGACGGGCTGCTGCAGCATAACCGGGCGTATCTGGCCTGGCTGGACCGTATTTTTGTACGTTACCCGAACCTCGTGATCGAGAACTGCTCCAGCGGCGGGATGCGCATGGACTATGCAATGCTCAGCCGGCACAGCATCCAGTCCACGAGTGACCAGGAGGACTATGTGCAGTATGCGGCCATTGCCGCCGGTTCACCGCTGGCGCTGACACCGGAGCAATCCGCGGTGTGGTCCTATCCGCTGCGCGAAGGCGATGACGAAGAGGTCATCTTCAATATGGTTAATGCGCTGCTGCTTCGCGTACATCAGAGCGGGCATCTGGCCGGGCTTGAGCCGCGGCGCAGGCAGCTCGTGAAGGAAGCGCTGGATTATTACAAATCCATCCGCGCCCATATTCCGCAGGCTGTGCCGTTCTGGCCGCTGGGCCTGCCCGACAGCAGTGGCCAGTGGGTCAGCTTCGGCCTGCGGCACGGCAATACCCGTTACCTGGCCGTATGGAGGATTGGCGGTGAAGTGAGCGGAATCACCCTTCCGCTTCCCGAGCTGGCAGGGCTGGATGCCGAAGTAAGCTGTGCATACCCTAAGCAGCATAGCTCGGAGTGGAGCTGGGACAAGAGCGGGGGCAGTCTGACAGTGTCCATTCCTGCCGGGAAGACAGCCAGATTATTTGAGATCCATGCAT of the Paenibacillus pedocola genome contains:
- a CDS encoding ABC transporter substrate-binding protein, producing the protein MLKRFMAVSASLLLAGGLLAGCGGGNNNAANNTAGTNGGDNAAATDSSKPVTINMFTASPEYTDAFNAYIAEYKKVKPNVTINLEIMQADYNTVLKSKIAAGSTPDVFQTTAGGDIDTFAEYSADLTNEPLAAAMTDAVRSNMSSSDGKVLGLPVKGNLFVLMYNKKLLADAGITEVPKTTAELDDAITKLEAKGITPFANAYKEWWVWKHIFQHFVDAAATDAGTDAKSLVAKFIAGDTTFKDHPVLYDNFFNFIDTTVKHGTDKPLERDSNAEVSDFALGKAAFMTGKGAWDEEAIKKITPDFDLGIAGYPVSDKAEQSQIITGADQALRINKDSAVAAETIEFFNWLYTSDYGKSWFSTVAKVIPPIKDAPMPDLQMPKEMEEILKTEKSGDLSVNYSLDTFHQKFGELMQAYIGGSKTKDQAIDEIQKAWIQFGSAE
- a CDS encoding glycoside hydrolase family 36 protein, producing the protein MTSRLIEITENGLYLTIEITKELDVRLLHFGATPLEAGVIAEKNKPGFRLLELQLSGEDRAEYHGRTHRASYPGLRMIYNGHSDTVNALGRKLELTLLDPLTAIKAVQHFQFYQGVQIVRSWTELKNEGKEEIAVEYVSSFALTGVDKEGSADRGDKIEVTLAHSGWQSELQWRTYRLPELGMSHLADRGSKRIAASNTGSWSAAELLPMAVLHNKESGSSLFWQIEHNGSWHWELTDQYDQLTLLVSGPTEHDNHWWLKLAPGGEFTSVPVAAGSVQGGIEAAAAQLTAYRRIIRRPNEDNELLRIIFNDYMNCLWGSPTTEKLLPLIDAAADVGCEYFCIDAGWYAPGEWWDGVGEWEPSRERFPEGIKYVLDYIRSKGMIPGLWLELEVMGINSPKLAETDDSWFFMRHGKRVKDRSRYQLDYRSPKVIEHADGVIARLVEQYGVGYIKMDYNINAGIGTETDADSFGDGLLQHNRAYLAWLDRIFVRYPNLVIENCSSGGMRMDYAMLSRHSIQSTSDQEDYVQYAAIAAGSPLALTPEQSAVWSYPLREGDDEEVIFNMVNALLLRVHQSGHLAGLEPRRRQLVKEALDYYKSIRAHIPQAVPFWPLGLPDSSGQWVSFGLRHGNTRYLAVWRIGGEVSGITLPLPELAGLDAEVSCAYPKQHSSEWSWDKSGGSLTVSIPAGKTARLFEIHA